A region from the Biomphalaria glabrata chromosome 14, xgBioGlab47.1, whole genome shotgun sequence genome encodes:
- the LOC129922795 gene encoding uncharacterized protein LOC129922795 isoform X3 has product MYSLMPTYVQLILLKMRNIIFILSLLIIQVLRYTPHFRSLSMWLEYFFWLVTGFKFHPKCHAKLSQAIDTMGLIMNRQRESPMATSQQEMMSCSLTNDSF; this is encoded by the exons ATGTATAG cCTGATGCCTACTTATGTACAGCTTATCCTGTTGAAGATGAggaatattatattt ATTCTGAGCCTACTGATCATTCAAGTCTTAAGATATACACCACATTTCAGAA GCCTCAGTATGTGGCTGGAATATTTCTTTTGGCTAGTTACTGGTTTCAAATTCCACCCCAAGTGTCAT gCAAAGTTATCACAGGCTATCGATACAATGGGACTTATCATGAATAGGCAAAGGGAATCCCCAATGGCCACAA GTCAACAGGAAATGATGAGTTGTTCACTTACTAATGATAGTTTCTGA
- the LOC129922795 gene encoding uncharacterized protein LOC129922795 isoform X2, giving the protein MYSLMPTYVQLILLKMRNIIFILSLLIIQVLRYTPHFRSLSMWLEYFFWLVTGFKFHPKCHAKLSQAIDTMGLIMNRQRESPMATSQQAMMRCAIITSCSTQIVL; this is encoded by the exons ATGTATAG cCTGATGCCTACTTATGTACAGCTTATCCTGTTGAAGATGAggaatattatattt ATTCTGAGCCTACTGATCATTCAAGTCTTAAGATATACACCACATTTCAGAA GCCTCAGTATGTGGCTGGAATATTTCTTTTGGCTAGTTACTGGTTTCAAATTCCACCCCAAGTGTCAT gCAAAGTTATCACAGGCTATCGATACAATGGGACTTATCATGAATAGGCAAAGGGAATCCCCAATGGCCACAA GTCAACAGGCAATGATGAGATGTGCAATTATTACATCATGTTCTACACAAATAGTTCTGTAG
- the LOC129922795 gene encoding probable peptidyl-glycine alpha-amidating monooxygenase pamn-1 isoform X1: MFAWAKNAPPTVMPKGVGLRVGSKTSIPTIVVQVHYAQVFKDSEPEDHSGLKFYTTHQKPQYVAGIFLLSAGFTIPPHVNLYPVDISCTFRMDKSIFPFAYRTHSHGLGC; the protein is encoded by the exons ATGTTTGCCTGGGCTAAGAATGCTCCTCCAACTGTCATGCCCAAAG gtGTAGGTCTGAGAGTTGGCAGTAAAACTTCCATTCCAACTATTGTTGTACAAGTACATTATGCTCAAGTTTTTAAag ATTCAGAACCTGAAGATCACTCTGGACTAAAATTTTACACAACACATCAGAA GCCCCAGTATGTTGCTGGTATATTTTTGTTGTCTGCTGGCTTCACCATCCCACCACATGTAAATT tgtACCCTGTAGATATAAGCTGTACATTCAGAATGGACAAGAGTATCTTTCCCTTTGCCTACAGAACACATTCTCATGGATTAG GCTGCTAG